The proteins below are encoded in one region of Pongo pygmaeus isolate AG05252 chromosome 20, NHGRI_mPonPyg2-v2.0_pri, whole genome shotgun sequence:
- the RPS16 gene encoding small ribosomal subunit protein uS9 isoform X2: MPSKGPLQSVQVFGRKKTATAVAHCKRGNGLIKVNGRPLEMIEPRTLQYKLLEPVLLLGKERFAGVDIRVRVKGGGHVAQIYAIRQSISKALVAYYQKYVDEASKKEIKDILIQYDRTLLVADPRRCESKKFGGPGARARYQKSYR, translated from the exons ATGCCGTCCAAGGGCCCGCTGCAGTCGGTGCAGGTCTTCGGACGCAAG AAGACAGCCACAGCTGTGGCGCACTGCAAACGCGGCAATGGTCTCATCAAGGTGAACGGGCGGCCCCTGGAGATGATTGAGCCGCGCACGCTACAGTACAAG CTGCTGGAGCCAGTTCTGCTTCTTGGCAAGGAGCGATTTGCTGGTGTAGACATCCGTGTCCGTGTGAAGGGTGGTGGTCACGTGGCCCAGATTTATG CTATCCGTCAGTCCATCTCCAAAGCCCTGGTGGCCTATTACCAGAAAT ATGTGGATGAGGCTTCCAAGAAGGAGATCAAAGACATCCTCATCCAGTATGACCGGACCCTGCTGGTAGCTGATCCTCGTCGCTGCGAGTCCAAAAAGTTTGGAGGCCCTGGTGCCCGTGCTCGCTACCAGAAATCCTACCGATAA
- the RPS16 gene encoding small ribosomal subunit protein uS9 isoform X1, producing MPSKGPLQSVQVFGRKKTATAVAHCKRGNGLIKVNGRPLEMIEPRTLQYKLLEPVLLLGKERFAGVDIRVRVKGGGHVAQIYGESQELSAWGRWLWEGGLHRAPVSFNCVSSSQLSVSPSPKPWWPITRNMWMRLPRRRSKTSSSSMTGPCW from the exons ATGCCGTCCAAGGGCCCGCTGCAGTCGGTGCAGGTCTTCGGACGCAAG AAGACAGCCACAGCTGTGGCGCACTGCAAACGCGGCAATGGTCTCATCAAGGTGAACGGGCGGCCCCTGGAGATGATTGAGCCGCGCACGCTACAGTACAAG CTGCTGGAGCCAGTTCTGCTTCTTGGCAAGGAGCGATTTGCTGGTGTAGACATCCGTGTCCGTGTGAAGGGTGGTGGTCACGTGGCCCAGATTTATGGTGAGTCCCAGGAACTGAGCGCATGGGGGAGGTGGCTCTGGGAAGGAGGCCTTCACAGAGCTCCTGTATCCTTTAATTGTGTGTCTTCCTCACAGCTATCCGTCAGTCCATCTCCAAAGCCCTGGTGGCCTATTACCAGAAAT ATGTGGATGAGGCTTCCAAGAAGGAGATCAAAGACATCCTCATCCAGTATGACCGGACCCTGCTGGTAG